A single Methanocaldococcus bathoardescens DNA region contains:
- the hemC gene encoding hydroxymethylbilane synthase produces the protein MIRIGTRGSKLALYQANKVAELLKNLGYDVEIKIIKTTGDRVLDKKLSDIGIGVFTKELDLAMLNNEIDIAVHSLKDIPTIWNENLMVGAVLERDSYYDLLIWNKDIDFDENSVIVIGTSSLRRRAFLKFLYPNAKFELLRGNVDTRLRKLKEGLYDAIVLSEAGIVRLGINLDDFNYKRLDILPAPAQGIIAVACKRDDKEMRNILKEINHEKTYLESLCERAALNEFGGGCSVPFGALAIYDEKNEKLKLDAGVVINDELKKASGEIKCKVNEINKAIELGKKIGVKLKN, from the coding sequence ATGATTAGGATAGGGACAAGAGGTAGTAAATTAGCTCTATATCAAGCAAATAAAGTGGCTGAGCTATTAAAAAATCTTGGATATGATGTTGAGATAAAGATAATTAAAACAACTGGAGATAGAGTTTTAGATAAAAAACTTTCAGATATTGGTATTGGAGTTTTTACAAAAGAGTTGGATTTAGCTATGTTAAATAATGAAATTGATATAGCAGTTCATAGCTTAAAGGATATTCCAACTATTTGGAATGAAAATTTAATGGTTGGGGCTGTTTTGGAAAGAGACAGTTATTATGATTTGTTAATTTGGAATAAAGATATTGATTTTGATGAAAATAGCGTGATAGTTATAGGCACTTCAAGTTTAAGAAGGAGGGCTTTTTTAAAATTTCTATATCCAAATGCAAAATTTGAATTGTTGAGAGGAAATGTAGATACAAGATTAAGAAAGCTAAAAGAGGGGCTTTATGATGCTATTGTTTTATCTGAAGCTGGAATAGTAAGGTTGGGAATTAATTTAGATGATTTTAACTATAAAAGATTAGATATCCTTCCAGCTCCAGCACAGGGAATTATAGCTGTTGCTTGCAAAAGAGATGATAAAGAGATGAGAAATATCTTAAAAGAAATTAACCATGAAAAAACTTATTTAGAGTCATTATGTGAGAGAGCTGCATTAAATGAATTTGGAGGAGGATGTAGTGTTCCATTTGGAGCTTTAGCAATTTATGATGAAAAAAATGAGAAGTTAAAATTAGATGCAGGAGTTGTTATAAATGATGAACTAAAAAAGGCCTCTGGAGAAATAAAATGCAAAGTCAATGAAATTAATAAAGCAATTGAGCTTGGAAAAAAGATTGGAGTGAAGTTAAAAAATTAA
- the argC gene encoding N-acetyl-gamma-glutamyl-phosphate reductase: protein MKEVAIIGATGYTGAELLRLLANHDKVDVAYITSRKEDGKHVFKIHPHLKGIEKYKDLYFTGDIDKVDADLVFTATPHGASMDIVPDFIERGMKVIDLSGDYRFEDLSLYEKYYKIKHKGLPNVKIAYGLPELHREEIKEAQLVANPGCFPTGAILAVAPLVKEGIIEERIIFDSKTGVSGAGVNPTETTHFPNVNENINPYKITTHRHTPEIEKELKKLGKAKVSFTPHLAPITRGILTTAHTFLSKDVDREEIIKLYEKFYNNEIFVRVFSEEIPKLTWVRGTNFCDIGGFKIDEHGRLVVISAIDNLVKGASGQAIQNMNIMFGFDEKEGLFSVGLNP, encoded by the coding sequence ATGAAAGAAGTGGCAATAATCGGAGCTACTGGATACACTGGAGCTGAATTATTGAGATTGTTAGCCAATCATGATAAGGTTGATGTAGCTTATATAACCTCAAGAAAAGAAGATGGAAAGCATGTTTTTAAGATTCACCCACATTTGAAAGGTATTGAAAAATATAAAGACCTATATTTCACTGGAGATATTGATAAAGTTGATGCTGATTTAGTATTTACTGCAACACCACATGGAGCTTCAATGGATATAGTTCCAGATTTTATTGAGAGGGGAATGAAAGTTATTGACTTAAGTGGAGATTATAGATTTGAGGATTTAAGCTTGTATGAGAAATATTATAAAATAAAGCATAAAGGATTGCCAAATGTGAAAATTGCTTATGGACTTCCAGAACTGCATAGAGAGGAAATAAAAGAAGCTCAACTTGTAGCAAATCCTGGATGTTTCCCAACAGGGGCTATTTTAGCAGTAGCTCCATTAGTTAAAGAGGGAATTATTGAAGAAAGGATTATATTTGATTCAAAAACTGGAGTTAGTGGGGCAGGAGTAAATCCAACGGAAACAACACACTTCCCAAATGTAAATGAGAACATAAATCCTTACAAAATAACCACCCACAGACACACCCCAGAGATTGAAAAAGAATTGAAAAAGCTTGGAAAAGCAAAGGTTTCATTTACTCCTCACTTAGCTCCAATAACAAGAGGAATTTTAACAACTGCACATACATTTCTGTCTAAAGATGTTGATAGAGAAGAGATAATTAAGCTCTATGAAAAATTCTATAACAATGAGATTTTTGTTAGAGTATTTTCAGAAGAGATTCCAAAATTAACATGGGTTAGAGGAACGAATTTCTGTGATATTGGTGGATTTAAGATAGATGAGCATGGTAGATTGGTAGTTATTTCAGCAATAGATAACTTAGTTAAAGGAGCGAGTGGACAGGCAATACAAAACATGAATATAATGTTTGGATTTGATGAAAAAGAAGGGTTATTTAGCGTAGGATTAAATCCATGA
- the feoB gene encoding ferrous iron transport protein B — protein MGNKYEIALIGNPNVGKSTIFNALTGENVYIGNWPGVTVEKKEGEFEYNGERFKVVDLPGVYSLTANSIDEIVARDYIINEKPDLVVNIVDATALERNLYLTLQLMEMGANLLLALNKMDLANNLEIEIDVDKLEKILGVRVVPLSAVKKMGIDELKKVISEAVKDKKFAEIKYPHFEPYIKKITSILQKDENLKKYNLRYLAIKLLENDKYVEDIIKNSKVWDELKPVLDSIMKELSKKYGEAELGIVEERYKVIDKIVKEVVKKKSGKLTTTQMLDDVLTDEKIGALLLIPFIWMLFKFTFDVSKPFSAMIEHIFAFLAEVVKSSISNKFIASLLADGIISGVGAVLVFFPILAFLFFALSFLEDSGYMARIPFIADRVMNKFGLPGKAVIPLVMGFGCNVPAIMAARTIEDEKDRIITILINPLISCSARLPIYALFAEALFSKYQGIVIISMYALGLILALITAALFRNFVFKTSPSYLIVELPPYHIPHLNIVLKNTWERVYDFLRKAGTIIVFGVTLVWLLSIYGPSGYLGVEALENPQIIANSWVAVIGKTLAPIFSPMGWDWKACSALVFGVIAKEVVVGSLAMLYGVGEENLSNLIANAFTPVSAFAFMAFSLLYLPCIATLAIIKQEIGWRWALFAVTYEIVLAYVVALIISVIGNLIF, from the coding sequence ATGGGAAATAAATATGAAATAGCTTTAATTGGTAATCCAAATGTTGGTAAATCTACCATATTTAATGCTTTAACTGGAGAAAATGTTTATATTGGAAATTGGCCTGGTGTAACAGTAGAGAAAAAAGAAGGAGAATTTGAATACAACGGGGAGAGATTTAAAGTTGTTGATTTGCCAGGTGTTTATAGCTTAACAGCTAATTCCATTGATGAAATTGTTGCAAGAGATTATATAATAAATGAAAAACCTGATTTAGTTGTTAATATAGTTGATGCCACTGCATTAGAGAGGAATTTGTATTTAACTTTACAATTAATGGAAATGGGGGCTAATTTATTATTGGCTTTAAATAAAATGGATTTAGCTAATAATTTAGAAATAGAGATTGATGTAGATAAATTAGAAAAGATTTTAGGAGTTAGAGTAGTTCCATTATCTGCAGTTAAAAAGATGGGCATTGATGAATTGAAAAAGGTAATATCAGAAGCTGTAAAGGATAAAAAATTTGCTGAAATTAAATATCCACACTTTGAACCTTATATTAAAAAAATTACCTCTATTTTACAGAAAGATGAAAATTTAAAGAAATACAACTTAAGGTATTTGGCTATAAAGCTACTTGAAAATGATAAGTATGTGGAAGATATTATAAAAAATAGCAAAGTTTGGGATGAATTAAAGCCAGTTTTAGATAGCATAATGAAAGAATTATCCAAAAAATATGGGGAGGCAGAGTTGGGAATAGTTGAAGAGAGGTATAAAGTTATTGACAAAATTGTTAAAGAAGTTGTTAAAAAGAAATCTGGAAAGCTAACAACCACACAAATGCTTGATGATGTTTTGACTGATGAAAAAATAGGGGCTTTATTGCTCATCCCTTTTATATGGATGTTGTTTAAATTTACATTTGATGTTTCAAAGCCGTTTTCAGCTATGATAGAACATATATTTGCATTTTTGGCAGAGGTTGTGAAATCATCCATATCCAATAAATTTATAGCTTCATTATTGGCTGATGGTATTATTTCAGGGGTTGGAGCGGTTTTGGTATTTTTCCCAATATTGGCATTTTTATTCTTTGCCCTATCCTTCTTAGAAGATAGCGGATATATGGCGAGAATCCCATTTATAGCAGATAGAGTGATGAATAAATTTGGTTTGCCAGGGAAAGCAGTTATTCCATTAGTTATGGGTTTTGGTTGTAATGTTCCAGCAATAATGGCTGCAAGAACTATAGAAGATGAAAAGGATAGGATTATAACCATATTAATAAATCCATTAATATCCTGCTCTGCAAGATTGCCAATCTATGCATTGTTTGCTGAGGCATTGTTTTCAAAATATCAAGGAATTGTGATTATAAGTATGTATGCCCTTGGATTAATTTTAGCTTTAATCACAGCAGCTTTATTTAGAAATTTTGTTTTTAAAACATCTCCTTCATACTTAATTGTTGAACTTCCTCCCTATCATATCCCACATTTAAATATAGTCCTGAAAAATACTTGGGAGAGAGTTTATGACTTTTTAAGAAAGGCAGGGACAATCATTGTCTTTGGGGTTACATTAGTTTGGCTTCTCTCTATTTATGGACCTTCAGGATATTTAGGTGTAGAAGCTTTAGAGAATCCTCAAATAATAGCTAATTCATGGGTGGCAGTTATTGGAAAAACTTTAGCTCCAATATTTAGTCCAATGGGATGGGATTGGAAAGCATGCTCTGCTTTAGTGTTTGGAGTTATAGCTAAAGAGGTAGTTGTTGGAAGTTTAGCCATGCTGTATGGAGTTGGAGAGGAAAATCTCTCAAATCTTATTGCAAATGCATTCACTCCAGTATCAGCCTTTGCATTTATGGCATTCTCTTTACTATACCTCCCATGTATAGCAACATTGGCAATAATTAAACAGGAAATTGGATGGAGATGGGCGTTATTTGCTGTTACTTATGAGATTGTATTGGCTTATGTTGTAGCTTTAATAATCTCGGTTATTGGAAATCTAATATTCTAA
- a CDS encoding signal recognition particle protein Srp54: MLDKLGENLNKALNKLKAAAFVDKKLIKEVIKDIQRALIQADVNVKLVLKMSKEIERRALEEETPKGLSKKEHIIKIVYEELVKLLGEEAKKLELSPKKQNVILLVGIQGSGKTTTAAKLARYIQKRGLKPALIAADTYRPAAYEQLKQLAERIHVPLYGDETRTKSPIEIVKEGMEKFKKADVLIIDTAGRHKEEKGLLEEMKQIKEITNPDEIILVIDGTIGQQAGIQAKAFKEAVGEIGSIIVTKLDGSAKGGGALSAVAETKAPIKFIGIGEGIDDLEPFDPKKFISRLLGMGDLDSLLEKAEDMVDEKTEESIDAIMRGKFTLNELMTQLEAIENMGSMKKILSMIPGFGGAMPKELSHLTEAKIKKYKVIISSMTKEERENPKIIKASRIRRIARGSGTTENEVREVLRYYETTKNAIDKLRKGKMLRIGGPLGQILRQLMYKDI; the protein is encoded by the coding sequence ATGCTCGATAAATTAGGAGAAAACTTAAACAAAGCTTTAAATAAATTAAAAGCTGCTGCATTTGTTGATAAAAAATTAATAAAAGAAGTTATAAAAGACATTCAAAGGGCTTTAATACAGGCGGATGTTAATGTAAAATTAGTTTTGAAGATGAGTAAAGAGATAGAGAGAAGAGCTTTAGAAGAAGAAACACCAAAGGGATTATCTAAGAAAGAACATATTATAAAAATTGTTTATGAAGAATTAGTTAAGTTGTTAGGAGAGGAAGCAAAAAAATTAGAGTTAAGCCCAAAAAAACAAAATGTTATTTTGTTGGTAGGGATTCAGGGGAGTGGAAAAACTACTACTGCAGCAAAATTAGCAAGATATATCCAAAAAAGAGGACTAAAACCTGCTTTAATTGCAGCAGATACTTATAGACCTGCTGCTTATGAGCAGTTAAAACAGTTAGCTGAAAGAATCCATGTGCCGTTATATGGTGATGAGACAAGAACAAAATCTCCAATAGAGATTGTTAAAGAAGGAATGGAGAAATTTAAGAAGGCGGATGTTTTGATTATAGATACTGCTGGAAGACATAAAGAGGAAAAAGGTTTATTAGAGGAAATGAAACAAATTAAAGAGATAACAAATCCTGACGAAATTATTTTAGTTATAGATGGGACTATAGGACAACAAGCTGGAATTCAAGCTAAAGCGTTTAAAGAGGCAGTTGGAGAGATTGGGAGTATAATAGTTACAAAGTTGGATGGTTCTGCTAAAGGGGGAGGGGCTTTAAGTGCAGTTGCTGAAACAAAAGCACCTATAAAGTTTATTGGTATTGGAGAAGGGATAGATGATTTAGAACCATTTGACCCTAAAAAGTTTATATCTCGATTATTGGGAATGGGAGATTTAGATAGCTTATTAGAAAAAGCTGAAGATATGGTTGATGAAAAAACAGAAGAGAGCATAGATGCAATAATGAGAGGGAAATTTACCTTAAATGAATTGATGACTCAATTAGAAGCCATTGAAAACATGGGTTCAATGAAAAAAATCCTGAGTATGATTCCTGGATTTGGAGGGGCGATGCCTAAAGAGCTTTCCCATTTAACTGAAGCAAAAATAAAGAAATATAAAGTAATTATAAGCTCAATGACTAAGGAAGAGAGAGAAAATCCAAAAATTATTAAAGCCTCAAGAATTAGAAGAATTGCAAGAGGTTCTGGAACAACAGAAAATGAGGTTAGAGAGGTTTTAAGATACTATGAAACTACAAAAAATGCTATAGATAAGTTGAGAAAAGGTAAAATGCTAAGAATTGGAGGTCCATTGGGGCAAATATTGAGGCAGTTAATGTATAAAGATATTTAA
- a CDS encoding homocysteine biosynthesis protein has translation MKTIKEINEKIKKGEAVVVTAEEMIKIVEEEGAKRAADYVDVVTTGTFGAMCSSGVFINFGHSDPPIKMLKIYLNNVEAYGGLAAVDTYIGATQPNEDPDVDIDYGGAHVIEDLVRGKEVELYAEGYTTDCYPRKDVNVKITLDDVNQAIMVNPRNGYQTYAAATNSRDEKIYTYMGILLPEYNNVHYSGAGQLNPLQNDYNPETKSFNTIGIGTRIFLGGGIGYVIGEGTQHNPPFGTLMVKGDLKQMDPKFIRAATMPRYGSTLYVGLGIPIPVLNEKIAERCAIRDEDIEVPIYDYGTPRRDRPLIAKTNYKVLRSGKITLRVNIDGKEIEKTVKTGSVSSYKMAREVAETLKQWILDGKFLLTERVDTLGRAEYKPMKSPITLVKDVLSKPPITAQSNISIMEAAKILIKHNINHLPIVDEYGRLVGIITSWDIAKALAQNKKTIEEIMTRNVITAHEDEPVDHVARKMSKHNISGVPVVDDYRRVVGIITSEDISRLFGGKK, from the coding sequence ATGAAAACAATTAAAGAAATTAATGAAAAAATTAAAAAAGGAGAAGCAGTTGTTGTAACGGCAGAAGAAATGATAAAAATCGTTGAGGAAGAAGGAGCTAAGAGAGCGGCTGATTATGTTGATGTTGTTACTACAGGAACATTTGGAGCTATGTGTTCATCTGGAGTGTTTATAAACTTTGGACATTCAGACCCACCAATAAAGATGTTAAAGATTTATTTAAACAATGTTGAAGCTTATGGAGGTTTAGCAGCTGTTGATACATACATTGGAGCAACACAGCCAAATGAAGACCCTGATGTAGATATTGATTATGGAGGAGCTCATGTTATAGAGGATTTAGTTAGAGGAAAGGAAGTTGAGCTTTATGCTGAAGGTTACACAACAGATTGCTATCCAAGAAAAGATGTTAATGTTAAGATAACATTAGATGATGTTAATCAGGCAATTATGGTAAATCCAAGAAATGGCTATCAAACTTACGCTGCAGCAACAAACAGTAGAGATGAAAAGATATACACCTACATGGGAATCCTTCTTCCAGAATACAACAACGTGCATTACTCAGGAGCTGGGCAGTTAAACCCTTTACAAAATGATTACAACCCAGAAACAAAATCATTTAACACAATAGGTATTGGAACAAGAATTTTCTTAGGAGGAGGAATTGGATATGTAATTGGTGAAGGAACTCAGCATAATCCACCATTTGGAACATTGATGGTTAAAGGAGATTTAAAGCAGATGGACCCTAAATTTATAAGAGCTGCTACAATGCCAAGATATGGAAGCACATTGTATGTTGGTTTAGGGATTCCAATTCCAGTTTTAAATGAAAAGATAGCTGAGAGATGTGCTATTAGAGATGAAGATATAGAAGTTCCAATTTATGACTATGGAACACCAAGAAGGGACAGACCATTAATAGCAAAAACAAACTATAAAGTATTAAGAAGTGGAAAAATAACATTAAGAGTTAATATAGATGGAAAAGAAATTGAAAAAACCGTAAAAACTGGTTCTGTCTCAAGTTACAAGATGGCAAGGGAAGTGGCAGAAACACTTAAACAATGGATATTAGATGGAAAGTTCCTATTAACAGAAAGAGTTGATACCTTAGGAAGAGCTGAATATAAGCCAATGAAGTCACCAATAACATTAGTCAAGGATGTTTTAAGCAAGCCTCCAATAACTGCTCAAAGCAACATCTCAATTATGGAAGCTGCTAAGATTCTAATAAAGCATAACATAAACCATTTACCAATTGTTGATGAATATGGAAGATTAGTTGGAATTATTACATCATGGGATATAGCTAAAGCTCTTGCTCAAAATAAGAAAACAATTGAAGAAATTATGACAAGGAATGTAATAACTGCTCATGAAGATGAGCCAGTTGACCATGTAGCGAGAAAGATGAGCAAACACAACATTTCAGGAGTTCCTGTGGTTGATGACTATAGAAGAGTTGTTGGTATTATAACATCTGAAGACATCTCAAGATTATTCGGAGGGAAAAAATGA
- a CDS encoding FeoA family protein gives MYPLAFAKEGEEVVVKRIDAGCGAMQRLASMGINIGSRIKVIRNQNGPVIVSARGCNIAIGKGLAMKIIVERVKPS, from the coding sequence ATGTATCCATTGGCATTTGCTAAAGAGGGAGAGGAAGTTGTTGTAAAGAGGATTGATGCTGGCTGTGGAGCTATGCAGAGATTGGCAAGTATGGGGATAAATATAGGAAGTAGAATAAAAGTTATAAGAAATCAGAATGGCCCTGTAATAGTGTCAGCCAGGGGATGTAATATAGCAATAGGGAAAGGTTTGGCGATGAAAATAATTGTTGAAAGAGTAAAACCTTCATAA
- a CDS encoding UbiX family flavin prenyltransferase, giving the protein MKIIVCITGASGVIYAKRLLEVLKDKAEVNLIISNSAKKIIKEELNIDWKELKKLASNYYENDNFFSPIASGSNKFDAVIVVPCSMKTLSSIANGYSANLIVRVCDIALKERRKLIIMPREMPLNSIHLENMLKLSNLGAIIMPPIPAFYHKPKSIDDIINFVVGRVLDILGIENNLFKRWGF; this is encoded by the coding sequence ATGAAGATTATCGTTTGTATAACTGGGGCTAGTGGAGTTATCTATGCAAAAAGATTATTAGAGGTTTTAAAAGATAAAGCTGAAGTTAATCTAATTATCTCAAATTCAGCTAAAAAAATAATTAAAGAGGAACTTAACATTGATTGGAAAGAATTAAAAAAATTAGCATCAAACTATTATGAAAATGATAACTTCTTTTCCCCAATAGCATCTGGCTCAAATAAATTTGATGCTGTTATAGTTGTGCCTTGCTCAATGAAAACGCTCTCATCTATAGCTAATGGATACTCAGCAAATTTAATAGTTAGAGTTTGCGATATTGCTTTAAAGGAGAGAAGAAAATTAATAATTATGCCAAGAGAAATGCCATTAAATAGCATACATTTAGAGAATATGCTTAAATTATCAAATTTAGGAGCAATAATAATGCCACCAATTCCAGCTTTTTACCACAAACCAAAGAGTATTGATGATATAATTAATTTTGTTGTAGGAAGAGTTTTAGATATTTTAGGGATAGAAAATAACTTATTTAAAAGATGGGGATTTTAA
- the lysA gene encoding diaminopimelate decarboxylase translates to MFLGNDTVEIKNGRLFIDGYDAIELAEKFGTPLYVMSEEQIKINYNKYIEAFKRWEEETGKEFIVAYAYKANANLAITRLLAKLGCGADVVSGGELYIAKLSNVPSEKIVFNGNCKTKEEIIMGIEANIRAFNVDSISELILINETAKELGETANVAFRINPNVNPKTHPKISTGLKKNKFGLDVESGLALKAIKMALEMENVNVVGVHCHIGSQLTDISPFVEATEKVMEFVVKLKEEGIEVRDVNLGGGLGVPYYKDKEIPTQKDLADAIINTMLKYKDKVEMPNLILEPGRSLVATAGYLLGKVHHIKETPVTKWVMIDAGMNDMMRPAMYEAYHHIINCKVKDEKEKVSVAGGLCESSDVFGRDRELDKVEVGDILAIFDVGAYGISMANNYNARGRPRMVLTSKKGVFLIREKETYADLIAKDIVPPHLL, encoded by the coding sequence ATGTTTTTAGGCAATGATACAGTAGAGATAAAAAATGGAAGATTGTTTATAGATGGTTATGATGCAATTGAATTAGCAGAGAAGTTTGGAACGCCTCTATATGTGATGTCAGAGGAGCAAATAAAGATAAATTACAACAAATATATTGAAGCTTTTAAAAGATGGGAAGAAGAAACTGGCAAAGAGTTTATTGTTGCTTACGCATACAAAGCAAATGCAAACTTAGCTATTACAAGATTGTTAGCTAAACTTGGTTGTGGAGCAGATGTTGTTAGTGGAGGGGAGTTGTATATAGCAAAGTTATCAAATGTCCCTTCAGAGAAAATTGTCTTTAACGGAAACTGTAAAACAAAAGAAGAGATTATAATGGGAATTGAGGCAAATATAAGGGCTTTTAACGTTGATAGCATAAGTGAGTTAATCTTAATCAATGAAACAGCAAAAGAGTTGGGAGAAACTGCTAATGTAGCTTTCAGAATAAACCCTAATGTTAATCCAAAGACACATCCAAAGATTTCAACTGGTTTAAAGAAAAACAAGTTTGGTTTAGATGTTGAGAGCGGTTTAGCTTTAAAAGCAATAAAAATGGCTTTAGAGATGGAGAATGTAAATGTTGTTGGAGTTCATTGCCACATTGGTTCTCAATTAACAGATATAAGTCCATTTGTTGAGGCAACTGAAAAAGTTATGGAGTTTGTTGTTAAATTGAAAGAAGAAGGAATTGAAGTTAGAGATGTTAATTTAGGGGGAGGTTTGGGGGTTCCATACTATAAAGATAAAGAAATCCCAACTCAAAAAGATTTGGCTGATGCAATAATAAACACAATGTTAAAATATAAGGATAAGGTAGAGATGCCAAACCTTATCTTAGAGCCTGGAAGAAGTTTAGTAGCAACTGCCGGCTATTTGTTAGGAAAGGTTCACCATATAAAAGAAACACCAGTAACAAAATGGGTTATGATTGATGCTGGAATGAACGACATGATGAGACCTGCTATGTATGAAGCCTATCATCATATAATAAACTGTAAAGTTAAAGATGAAAAAGAAAAAGTAAGTGTTGCTGGAGGGCTTTGCGAGAGTAGTGATGTTTTTGGTAGAGATAGAGAGCTTGACAAAGTAGAGGTTGGAGATATATTGGCTATATTTGATGTTGGTGCTTATGGAATAAGCATGGCTAACAACTACAACGCAAGAGGAAGACCAAGAATGGTTTTAACAAGTAAAAAAGGAGTGTTCTTAATAAGGGAGAAAGAAACTTATGCTGATTTAATTGCTAAGGATATAGTCCCACCACATTTGTTATAA
- a CDS encoding diphthine--ammonia ligase, whose product MKVAVLYSGGKDSNYALYWALKEGFDVKYLVNVESENKESYMFHIPNVHLTELSAEAAGIPLIKIYTKGEKEKEVEDLKKGIEKLDVEGIVTGAVASVYQKSRIDRICEELGLKSFSPLWHKDPEWILRTVSELFDVRIVGVYAYGLGKEWLGKRITKENIDKLLNICEKYGIHKAFEGGEAETFVFDSPVFKKRIEVVDAEIEWHETWGIYHIKKAKLVDKE is encoded by the coding sequence ATGAAAGTTGCTGTTTTGTATTCTGGAGGAAAGGATTCAAATTATGCTTTATATTGGGCGTTAAAAGAAGGTTTTGATGTAAAATACCTTGTAAATGTAGAGAGTGAGAATAAAGAAAGCTATATGTTCCACATCCCAAATGTGCATTTAACTGAGCTGAGTGCTGAAGCTGCAGGCATTCCATTAATAAAAATCTATACAAAAGGAGAGAAGGAGAAAGAAGTTGAAGACTTAAAAAAAGGAATTGAAAAATTAGATGTTGAAGGAATTGTTACTGGAGCAGTAGCAAGTGTTTATCAAAAATCAAGAATTGACAGAATTTGTGAAGAATTGGGATTAAAATCTTTTTCTCCATTATGGCACAAAGATCCGGAGTGGATTTTAAGAACTGTGAGTGAGCTTTTTGATGTAAGGATTGTTGGAGTTTATGCCTATGGATTAGGTAAAGAATGGTTAGGAAAAAGGATAACAAAAGAAAATATTGATAAATTATTAAATATCTGTGAAAAGTACGGGATACATAAGGCATTTGAAGGAGGAGAAGCTGAAACATTCGTTTTTGATTCTCCAGTATTTAAAAAGAGGATAGAAGTTGTTGATGCTGAAATTGAATGGCATGAAACTTGGGGAATCTATCATATAAAGAAGGCAAAATTAGTTGATAAGGAATAA
- a CDS encoding 4Fe-4S binding protein, giving the protein MRKRIYYWTASEHINEPVISDTILNTGVKINILKAKVEPQEAFLILELFGSKETIEKALDYLSKFGEVEEISKVIKRDSEKCVHCGCCITQCPINAIYMDEEYNVVFKEEECVGCKNCMKACPFKAIEIIE; this is encoded by the coding sequence ATGAGGAAGAGAATATACTACTGGACGGCTTCAGAGCATATAAATGAGCCAGTTATTTCTGATACTATATTAAATACAGGAGTTAAGATAAACATATTAAAAGCCAAGGTAGAGCCACAGGAAGCATTTTTGATATTGGAGTTGTTTGGAAGTAAAGAAACAATAGAGAAAGCTTTAGATTATTTATCAAAGTTTGGAGAAGTTGAAGAGATTTCTAAGGTTATAAAAAGAGATTCAGAGAAGTGCGTACATTGTGGTTGTTGCATAACTCAATGTCCAATAAATGCAATATATATGGATGAGGAATACAATGTAGTGTTTAAAGAGGAAGAGTGTGTTGGTTGTAAAAATTGTATGAAAGCTTGTCCATTTAAAGCAATTGAGATTATTGAATAA
- a CDS encoding metal-dependent transcriptional regulator translates to MSQSIEDYLERIYLFTKENNRPIKTTELAKLLNIKPSAVTNMAKKLHKLGYVNYEPYIGISLTEKGIEEAKKILDKHKTIKTFLVEFLGLDEKTASEEACKLEHALSDEILERLKIFMEKFKDKI, encoded by the coding sequence ATGTCCCAAAGTATTGAGGATTACTTAGAGAGGATTTATTTATTCACTAAAGAAAACAATAGACCAATAAAAACAACTGAATTAGCTAAATTGTTAAATATAAAACCATCAGCAGTTACAAACATGGCAAAAAAATTACATAAATTGGGCTATGTTAATTATGAACCATACATTGGGATATCTTTAACAGAAAAGGGTATAGAAGAAGCTAAAAAAATATTGGATAAACATAAAACTATCAAAACATTTTTAGTGGAGTTTTTGGGATTAGATGAAAAAACAGCTTCTGAAGAAGCTTGTAAGTTGGAGCATGCATTGTCAGATGAAATATTGGAAAGATTAAAGATTTTCATGGAAAAATTTAAAGACAAAATTTAA